ATGTTTTCGTAACCATTCCACAAAGCGTTTTTTGATCGTCTCGGTCCATTGGTTGTCGATCTCTCCGGTGGTGTACTGTTCCGTCTGTATCATCTCATCTCCGAAAGCATCTCTTAGCTGAATAAACTCGGCCGTAACGATGACGTCTTCAGCCAAGTGTGCGGGAATGAAGAGCACCCCTTCTTCATTTGCCAGGACAAGATCGCCGGGCAGCACGGTTGCCTGTCCGATCCTGATCGCTGTATTTATTCCGTAGAGCACTGCATCTTCCAGGTATGACGGATCGAAGCCCCGAACAAATGCATTAAAACCGTCGATCTCCTTTAGCCCTTCTAGATCACGCACAGCGGCATCAAAGACAACACCGTTTTTTGATCTGCCATAGATGGATTTTCCCAGGGTCTGCCCGATCAGCGTGCCACCCTTTATCTTGCCAAAGCCGTCTGCCACATAGATATCGCCATCTACTAAAACATCAATTGGCCAGGAGTTATTGTTCCCTTTTCTGCCTTCATTTTCTCCCGTTTCGAGCACCAAAGATTCAAGATCTGGCCGACTGGGCATAAATTGAGCAGTAAGCGCCCTACCTACCATGTTTTGTTGTGGATGAATGATTTTCCAATTCCCTTCGAACTGATGGGCATACCCTTCATTCCGGAGTATCGTCCATGCGTCATCAAGGCCGACATGAGCGGCTCTTGATAATAGGGAATCCGACAAGCGCGGTCGTCCGTCCGAAAAACGTTCTCCTTGCCATTGTTTGGTTAGTCTAAGTATGGACGTTTTATCGAGGATCTGACCCAGCACCTGTGGTGTCCAGAGAGCCATAAGTAGCATCATGAGCCATAAACGGATTATCGGTAATTTCATCTGTTGCGTTATTTATTTTGGTTAAAATAAGTTGTATCGACGTTGTTTAAAGATTGTTCAACCCTATTCTTTTCTTTCTATATTTCAGTATATACTTAGGGTGTACGAACAACCAAAGGTTCTGCTATGCCATTGAGATCATAGACAATTTTGCCGTCTCGAATGGTAAGTTCACATTCCAATTTCTTTTGACCCTTGACTTTGGTGCCTTTATAATCGAAGTAGCCAAAATTTCCTTTTCTTACATGGAGGATGGCAATATCTGCCAATGCACCTACAGAAAGATGACCAAGGCTTTCCCTTTTTATGATTTGGGCGGGTTGCCAAGTGCTGGCAGCGATTACATTCGGTAAATCCATGCCCATAACCAAAAATTTAGACATGACGGTTAACATATCTTTCATCGCACCGTTCATACTGCCGATATGGATATCGGTACTAATGGCATCGGGATAAAACCCTTCCTTCACTGCAGGCACCGCCTGCGAAAAGGAAAAGCT
This Olivibacter sp. SDN3 DNA region includes the following protein-coding sequences:
- a CDS encoding RraA family protein, coding for MKLPIIRLWLMMLLMALWTPQVLGQILDKTSILRLTKQWQGERFSDGRPRLSDSLLSRAAHVGLDDAWTILRNEGYAHQFEGNWKIIHPQQNMVGRALTAQFMPSRPDLESLVLETGENEGRKGNNNSWPIDVLVDGDIYVADGFGKIKGGTLIGQTLGKSIYGRSKNGVVFDAAVRDLEGLKEIDGFNAFVRGFDPSYLEDAVLYGINTAIRIGQATVLPGDLVLANEEGVLFIPAHLAEDVIVTAEFIQLRDAFGDEMIQTEQYTTGEIDNQWTETIKKRFVEWLRKHPEMPQIDKAQLDELMLKRTW